In a single window of the Streptomyces sp. NBC_00353 genome:
- a CDS encoding transposase produces the protein MADKKKQLRTIAPPFVAVGPSGVALRDRLKHLTPKDEKVLRLVGEHQGRLASGDLKARCEAGHKHDNDAWASRKRDLTEQSSSRIAGAITKATHDQYGLARRCLLAHVQNLEAGIRTLRHRLSLPIGEKGSKRVPGGYRSTGEWFRKSRRLATLEHRLYVARGDWKTGHVRVVRGGRRLLKNRHNLQAAQLTEREWRQRWEAERWFLAADGESGKRFGNETIRVTPDGEVSIKLPAPLAHLANSKHGRYVLTSKVAFAHRGDEWHDRTEANRAVAYRIHLDVERGRWYLTASWARPAVQTIPLETARARGMVGVDTNADHFAAYRLDRHGNPVGDPRRFPYDLSGTAEHRDAQIRHALTRLLHWTKQTGAQAIGIENLDFAAEKTREKHGRNKRFRQLISGMPTGKLKARIVSMAAEHGIAIVAVDPAYTSMWGDQHWRKPLISRTRSMTRHDAASVAIGRRALGHPIRRRTAPPQHHQRDDAGHRTVQADPGDRGREETRRPVAERAHDARCRTGTTRTRGISASKTVRDARSTGTWAQGSLLDTV, from the coding sequence TCCGGTGTGGCGTTACGCGACCGCCTCAAGCACCTCACACCAAAGGACGAGAAGGTGTTGCGTCTGGTCGGCGAGCACCAGGGCCGCCTGGCCTCTGGCGACCTCAAGGCCCGTTGCGAAGCCGGGCACAAGCACGACAACGACGCGTGGGCATCGCGGAAGCGTGACCTGACCGAGCAGTCGTCGTCGCGTATCGCGGGTGCGATCACGAAGGCCACGCACGACCAGTACGGCCTGGCCCGACGCTGTCTGCTCGCCCATGTCCAGAACCTTGAGGCCGGTATCCGCACGCTGCGGCACCGCCTGTCCCTCCCGATCGGGGAGAAAGGCAGCAAGCGGGTGCCGGGCGGGTACCGGTCCACGGGCGAGTGGTTCCGCAAGTCCCGCCGCCTGGCCACCCTGGAACACCGCCTCTACGTGGCCCGCGGCGACTGGAAGACCGGACATGTCCGTGTCGTTCGCGGCGGCCGGCGGCTGCTCAAGAACCGGCACAACCTTCAGGCCGCGCAGCTCACCGAGCGCGAGTGGCGTCAGCGTTGGGAGGCTGAGCGCTGGTTCCTCGCCGCAGACGGCGAGTCCGGAAAACGCTTCGGGAACGAGACGATCCGCGTCACCCCTGACGGCGAAGTGTCGATCAAGCTGCCCGCCCCGCTCGCCCACCTGGCCAACAGTAAGCATGGCCGGTACGTCCTTACCTCCAAGGTCGCGTTCGCGCACCGTGGGGACGAGTGGCACGACCGCACCGAGGCCAACCGTGCCGTCGCCTACCGCATCCACCTCGACGTGGAGCGAGGCCGCTGGTACCTCACCGCTTCGTGGGCCAGGCCCGCCGTGCAGACCATCCCGTTGGAGACCGCCCGGGCCCGGGGCATGGTCGGCGTCGACACGAATGCCGACCACTTCGCCGCATACCGGCTCGACCGGCACGGCAACCCGGTCGGCGACCCGCGCCGCTTCCCCTACGACCTGTCCGGCACCGCCGAGCACCGCGACGCCCAGATCCGGCACGCCCTGACTCGCCTCCTGCACTGGACCAAGCAGACCGGCGCGCAGGCGATCGGCATCGAAAACCTGGACTTCGCCGCCGAGAAGACCCGCGAGAAGCACGGCCGCAACAAGCGGTTCCGGCAACTCATCTCCGGTATGCCCACCGGCAAGCTCAAGGCCCGCATTGTCTCCATGGCCGCCGAACACGGCATCGCCATCGTCGCCGTCGACCCGGCATACACCTCGATGTGGGGCGACCAGCACTGGCGCAAGCCCCTGATCAGCAGGACTCGCAGCATGACTCGCCATGACGCCGCCTCGGTGGCCATTGGCAGGCGCGCCCTCGGGCACCCGATCCGGCGACGGACGGCACCGCCCCAGCATCACCAGAGAGATGATGCTGGGCATCGGACCGTCCAGGCCGATCCTGGTGACCGAGGGCGTGAGGAAACCCGCCGCCCCGTCGCGGAGCGTGCACACGATGCGCGTTGCCGGACAGGGACAACGAGAACGCGGGGGATCAGCGCATCCAAAACCGTTCGGGATGCGCGCAGTACTGGGACGTGGGCACAAGGCTCCCTCCTGGACACTGTTTAG